A single window of Mustela erminea isolate mMusErm1 chromosome 4, mMusErm1.Pri, whole genome shotgun sequence DNA harbors:
- the GNMT gene encoding glycine N-methyltransferase isoform X2, whose amino-acid sequence MVDSVYRTRSLGVAAEGLPDQYADGEAARVWQLYIGDTRSRTAEYKAWLLGLLRQHGCQRVLDVACGTGVDSIMLVEEGFSVTSVDASDKMLKYALKERWNRRHEPAFDKWVIEEANWMTLDKDVPQPPGGGFDAVICLGNSFAHLPDCKGDQSEHRLALKNIASMVRSGGLLVIDHRNYDHILSTGCAPPGKNIYYKSDLTKDITTSVLTVNNKAHMVTLDYTVQVPGAGHDGSPGLSKFRLSYYPHCLASFTELLRAAFGGKCQHSVLGDFKPYKPGQAYIPCYFIHVLKRTD is encoded by the exons ATGGTGGACAGCGTGTACCGCACCCGCTCCCTGGGGGTGGCGGCCGAAGGGCTCCCGGACCAGTACGCGGACGGAGAGGCGGCGCGCGTGTGGCAGCTCTACATCGGGGACACCCGCAGCCGCACGGCCGAGTACAAGGCCTGGCTACTCGGGCTGCTGCGGCAGCACGGCTGCCAGCGGGTGCTCGACGTGGCCTGCGGCACCGG GGTGGACTCCATCATGCTGGTGGAAGAGGGCTTCAGCGTGACCAGTGTAGATGCCAGTGACAAGATGCTGAAGTACGCGCTTAAAGAGCGCTGGAACCGGAGGCATGAGCCGGCTTTCGACAAGTGGG TCATTGAAGAAGCCAACTGGATGACCTTGGACAAAGATGTGCCCCAGCCACCAGGGGGTGGCTTTGATGCGGTCATCTGCCTTGGAAACAGTTTTGCCCACCTGCCAGACTGCAAAG GAGACCAGAGTGAGCACCGGCTGGCGCTGAAGAACATCGCGAGCATGGTGCGTTCTGGGGGTCTGCTGGTCATTGACCATCGCAACTATGACCACATCCTCAGCACAGGCTGTGCACCCCCAGGAAAGAACATCTACTATAAG AGTGACCTGACCAAGGACATCACAACGTCCGTGCTGACTGTGAACAACAAGGCCCACATGGTGACCCTGGACTATACAGTGCAGGTGCCAGGGGCTGGCCACGATGGTTCCCCTGGCTTGAG TAAGTTCCGGCTCTCCTACTACCCACACTGTTTGGCTTCCTTCACGGAGTTGCTCCGAGCAGCCTTCGGGGGCAAGTGCCAGCACAGCGTCCTGGGTGACTTCAAGCCTTACAAGCCGGGCCAGGCCTACATTCCTTGCTATTTCATCCACGTGCTCAAGAGGACGGACTGA
- the GNMT gene encoding glycine N-methyltransferase isoform X1 — MVDSVYRTRSLGVAAEGLPDQYADGEAARVWQLYIGDTRSRTAEYKAWLLGLLRQHGCQRVLDVACGTGVDSIMLVEEGFSVTSVDASDKMLKYALKERWNRRHEPAFDKWVIEEANWMTLDKDVPQPPGGGFDAVICLGNSFAHLPDCKAPGDQSEHRLALKNIASMVRSGGLLVIDHRNYDHILSTGCAPPGKNIYYKSDLTKDITTSVLTVNNKAHMVTLDYTVQVPGAGHDGSPGLSKFRLSYYPHCLASFTELLRAAFGGKCQHSVLGDFKPYKPGQAYIPCYFIHVLKRTD, encoded by the exons ATGGTGGACAGCGTGTACCGCACCCGCTCCCTGGGGGTGGCGGCCGAAGGGCTCCCGGACCAGTACGCGGACGGAGAGGCGGCGCGCGTGTGGCAGCTCTACATCGGGGACACCCGCAGCCGCACGGCCGAGTACAAGGCCTGGCTACTCGGGCTGCTGCGGCAGCACGGCTGCCAGCGGGTGCTCGACGTGGCCTGCGGCACCGG GGTGGACTCCATCATGCTGGTGGAAGAGGGCTTCAGCGTGACCAGTGTAGATGCCAGTGACAAGATGCTGAAGTACGCGCTTAAAGAGCGCTGGAACCGGAGGCATGAGCCGGCTTTCGACAAGTGGG TCATTGAAGAAGCCAACTGGATGACCTTGGACAAAGATGTGCCCCAGCCACCAGGGGGTGGCTTTGATGCGGTCATCTGCCTTGGAAACAGTTTTGCCCACCTGCCAGACTGCAAAG CTCCAGGAGACCAGAGTGAGCACCGGCTGGCGCTGAAGAACATCGCGAGCATGGTGCGTTCTGGGGGTCTGCTGGTCATTGACCATCGCAACTATGACCACATCCTCAGCACAGGCTGTGCACCCCCAGGAAAGAACATCTACTATAAG AGTGACCTGACCAAGGACATCACAACGTCCGTGCTGACTGTGAACAACAAGGCCCACATGGTGACCCTGGACTATACAGTGCAGGTGCCAGGGGCTGGCCACGATGGTTCCCCTGGCTTGAG TAAGTTCCGGCTCTCCTACTACCCACACTGTTTGGCTTCCTTCACGGAGTTGCTCCGAGCAGCCTTCGGGGGCAAGTGCCAGCACAGCGTCCTGGGTGACTTCAAGCCTTACAAGCCGGGCCAGGCCTACATTCCTTGCTATTTCATCCACGTGCTCAAGAGGACGGACTGA